Proteins from a genomic interval of Methanoplanus endosymbiosus:
- a CDS encoding DUF3987 domain-containing protein, whose product MPELKINLEEDNFVQEYISTYMEKSGGFPEFKYSGALTALSICADRRIHLPLSFSDVIPNIWTILIGQSSFSGKSTAFDEFLDLIQSAGIGNKLPDSFSRQSLIECLAETPTAYYANDEVGGLLKEMHKKGGHLNGLSDDLCKYYDNPKVIHKRLTKKAGGGDTYTANNISMSVLMATTPLNFKNSTEPTDLESGLLARYLIVQPEGTPEYIDVSISTIGTAEQTKALSDRLSEIWTTTHRFENLLFIPSTEALERYNHWQRSLREHQKQESEDNLTLSSRLRIYVFKLAGLYYIGSRQFIKDANLKYQDLKASGGNIAFLTDVADKEPAAYQAVFNIPDCYFDEALGHVKDYFLPTSSRLLADSIQQNDSNHINAVINILKRAAENTLSRSQLSRRLSKYVHTAELDRILELLQDEGIIQSTIDSSADKLGRMRNTQIICLIDEKEVY is encoded by the coding sequence ATGCCAGAACTGAAAATAAATTTGGAGGAGGATAATTTCGTACAGGAATATATTTCAACATATATGGAAAAGTCCGGCGGATTTCCTGAATTTAAGTATAGTGGAGCACTGACAGCACTTTCTATTTGTGCAGACCGGAGGATTCATTTACCATTATCATTTAGTGATGTGATTCCGAATATCTGGACGATCCTGATTGGACAGTCCAGTTTTTCCGGAAAATCAACCGCTTTTGATGAATTTCTGGACTTAATACAGTCCGCCGGAATTGGCAACAAACTTCCAGACAGCTTCAGCCGGCAATCATTAATAGAATGTCTGGCAGAGACACCAACCGCGTATTATGCTAATGATGAAGTCGGCGGACTGTTAAAGGAGATGCACAAAAAAGGCGGACATCTGAACGGCTTAAGTGATGATTTGTGCAAATATTACGATAATCCTAAAGTGATTCATAAAAGACTAACAAAGAAAGCCGGCGGCGGAGACACATATACAGCCAATAATATATCTATGTCTGTTTTAATGGCAACCACACCGTTAAACTTCAAAAATTCGACAGAACCAACAGATTTGGAGTCAGGACTACTAGCCAGATACCTAATAGTTCAGCCGGAAGGAACGCCGGAATATATTGACGTTTCAATTTCAACAATCGGCACGGCGGAACAGACAAAGGCGCTATCAGACCGACTATCTGAAATCTGGACAACCACACATAGATTTGAGAACCTGTTATTCATTCCAAGCACCGAAGCCTTAGAGAGATATAACCACTGGCAACGAAGCCTTAGAGAGCATCAAAAGCAGGAATCAGAGGACAACCTAACATTGTCCAGCCGATTAAGGATTTATGTTTTCAAGCTGGCAGGATTGTATTATATTGGCAGCCGGCAGTTTATCAAAGATGCCAATCTGAAATATCAGGACTTAAAAGCCAGTGGTGGAAATATCGCATTTCTAACAGATGTTGCAGACAAAGAGCCGGCAGCATATCAGGCAGTCTTCAACATACCTGATTGTTATTTTGACGAAGCACTGGGGCATGTTAAAGACTATTTCCTTCCGACTTCCAGCCGACTATTGGCGGACAGCATCCAGCAGAACGACAGCAACCACATAAACGCCGTAATTAATATTCTGAAGCGAGCAGCAGAGAACACATTGAGCCGGAGTCAGCTATCACGCAGACTATCAAAATATGTTCACACCGCCGAGCTTGATCGGATATTGGAGCTTTTACAGGATGAAGGCATTATCCAATCGACAATAGATTCAAGCGCCGACAAATTAGGCAGGATGAGAAACACGCAGATAATATGCTTAATTGATGAAAAGGAGGTATATTAA
- a CDS encoding bifunctional DNA primase/polymerase, whose translation MQAALDYGRRGFSIFPCSQDKAPLTEHGFKDASPDLRKIRQWWTQFPDASIGISCIASGLIVLDTDPRNGGLHTLQALEQEHEPLPITLTALTGMQNDCRGTHRYYRAPEGDIKVKGQLGEGIDCKYSGYVIAAPSQHQTGVNYQWIDEYQPIADLPKWISDIIIKKPAKAPRRRTSAGHGDSITDQYNLRVQDYLMPENGRYISSDEIRGAHPAHGSSTGNNLCINIRKNTWYCFRHQTGGGGVEAYAVARGIIDCSEAGAGCLNNKWSEFFRCLREDGIITPTEADPEILASIDALIQKWRRLQACQN comes from the coding sequence TTGCAGGCAGCATTGGACTATGGCAGACGCGGATTTTCTATTTTTCCATGCAGTCAGGATAAGGCACCACTCACAGAACACGGATTTAAAGATGCCTCTCCAGACTTAAGAAAAATCCGGCAGTGGTGGACACAATTTCCAGATGCCAGCATCGGTATATCCTGCATAGCTTCAGGACTTATAGTTCTGGACACCGATCCGCGGAATGGTGGACTTCATACATTACAGGCACTTGAGCAGGAGCACGAACCACTACCAATCACACTTACAGCCTTAACCGGCATGCAGAACGATTGTAGAGGCACACACCGCTATTACAGAGCGCCGGAAGGAGATATTAAGGTAAAAGGTCAGCTTGGCGAAGGAATAGACTGTAAATATTCAGGATATGTCATAGCGGCACCATCACAGCACCAGACCGGAGTTAACTATCAGTGGATAGATGAATACCAGCCAATAGCAGATCTTCCAAAGTGGATTTCAGACATCATTATTAAGAAACCTGCAAAAGCGCCAAGAAGACGCACCAGCGCCGGACACGGCGACAGCATCACAGACCAGTATAACCTTAGAGTGCAGGATTACCTGATGCCGGAGAATGGCAGGTATATTTCTTCAGATGAAATTAGAGGCGCTCATCCAGCGCATGGTTCATCAACAGGCAACAATCTTTGCATTAACATCAGGAAAAATACATGGTATTGCTTCAGGCATCAGACCGGCGGAGGAGGTGTAGAGGCATACGCCGTTGCTAGAGGCATTATTGATTGCAGCGAAGCCGGAGCAGGATGCCTTAATAACAAATGGTCTGAGTTTTTCAGATGTTTAAGAGAAGACGGCATTATTACGCCGACAGAAGCCGATCCGGAAATACTGGCATCCATTGACGCACTTATTCAGAAATGGAGGAGGCTTCAGGCATGCCAGAACTGA
- a CDS encoding type II toxin-antitoxin system CcdA family antitoxin, translated as MTKLVSAGKVYACLNCRVEYDLKQEAKSAGINFSKLMDSALRTELKNREVKTC; from the coding sequence ATGACTAAATTAGTCTCGGCAGGCAAAGTATACGCATGCCTGAATTGTCGTGTAGAATACGACCTAAAGCAGGAAGCCAAGTCAGCAGGAATTAACTTTTCAAAGCTGATGGATTCAGCACTGAGAACAGAACTTAAAAACCGAGAGGTAAAAACTTGTTAA
- a CDS encoding integrase, which yields MSEARKKDYINGLLKLPDIRNIADLLKLKLTDSQTKGLRVFIHFMEDVIGFEKILNINPDKWLKSLKIKTSQPKITFFNDHDLEEAYPLIPVNLQTFFKLAAYTGARGIHLFRALQDFKPENIQTDGDNPEVSFYPVTDAGRGNKSAFVLYFPSSFVDELKSYELPHQHPSTILKGLQDAGMPVKNLRKWHANLLLKHGVQESIVDYLQSRTSRTVIGRHYANLHMQACRAYSQTIQYFPEFTG from the coding sequence GTGTCAGAAGCACGAAAAAAGGATTATATTAACGGATTATTAAAACTTCCAGATATTAGAAATATTGCTGATTTACTGAAGCTTAAACTTACAGATTCTCAGACAAAAGGACTGAGAGTTTTTATTCATTTTATGGAAGATGTTATCGGATTTGAAAAGATACTGAACATCAATCCGGACAAATGGTTAAAAAGCCTGAAGATAAAAACATCACAGCCAAAAATAACATTTTTCAATGATCACGATCTGGAGGAAGCTTATCCATTAATTCCGGTGAACCTCCAGACCTTCTTTAAACTGGCAGCATATACCGGAGCCAGAGGTATCCATTTATTTAGAGCATTGCAGGACTTCAAACCGGAGAACATCCAGACAGATGGAGATAATCCGGAGGTTTCATTCTATCCGGTAACAGATGCAGGCAGAGGCAACAAATCAGCATTTGTATTATATTTTCCTTCCAGTTTTGTTGATGAACTGAAAAGTTATGAATTACCACATCAACATCCAAGCACTATATTAAAAGGACTTCAGGATGCAGGCATGCCGGTTAAGAACCTCCGGAAATGGCATGCCAACCTATTATTAAAACACGGAGTGCAGGAAAGTATTGTTGATTACCTGCAAAGCCGAACCAGCCGAACAGTTATAGGCAGACATTACGCCAATCTCCATATGCAGGCATGTAGAGCATACAGCCAGACAATACAATATTTTCCGGAATTCACAGGTTAG
- a CDS encoding cupin domain-containing protein, which translates to MVAASGCISDRTVGYTGEKSPDNGLKTIEGLYRFDSSNTISTPLFTDNGSVVSVFHPEDLMKYGYSVSSNFSLGLVTIPPKRGTPPHRLMNTSEMIFVTEGTALINTQDSVTEVHAGDAAIVREGTLQSICNNGREDLVYLTSTQPVYNPENDISEVNLPGEDPGDEKDSSGNTGADGIIVTDVSEGIEWDYDTGTLIYTIFNADLMADRYPDLPVNYSLAYAELIPGGRIDENTLYGASELIYVVHGSICLNSSKGAEMCAEVGQAVYVPAGYPKSYHNSGNKNAVILSYVDPSWNPGLTVLH; encoded by the coding sequence ATGGTGGCTGCATCCGGGTGTATTTCAGACAGAACAGTTGGTTATACTGGTGAAAAATCTCCGGATAACGGTCTTAAAACTATTGAAGGGCTTTACAGGTTTGACTCATCAAATACGATTTCAACGCCCCTTTTTACAGACAATGGCTCTGTTGTCAGTGTTTTTCATCCGGAAGATCTTATGAAGTATGGTTATTCTGTCAGCAGCAACTTCAGCCTTGGCCTGGTAACCATCCCACCCAAAAGAGGAACTCCGCCACACAGGCTTATGAATACGTCTGAGATGATCTTTGTGACAGAAGGAACTGCGCTTATAAATACTCAGGACTCTGTTACTGAAGTTCATGCCGGAGATGCGGCAATTGTCAGGGAAGGCACACTTCAGTCGATCTGCAACAATGGAAGAGAAGATCTCGTCTATCTTACATCCACACAGCCGGTATATAATCCCGAAAACGATATTTCAGAAGTGAATCTGCCCGGTGAAGATCCTGGTGATGAAAAGGACTCTTCCGGAAATACAGGCGCAGACGGGATTATTGTTACAGATGTCTCTGAAGGTATTGAGTGGGACTATGATACCGGAACACTCATCTACACCATATTTAATGCAGATCTGATGGCAGACAGGTACCCGGACCTGCCGGTAAATTACAGCCTTGCATATGCAGAATTAATTCCGGGCGGAAGAATTGATGAGAACACTCTTTACGGAGCTTCAGAACTGATATATGTCGTACACGGGAGCATCTGCCTGAACAGTTCCAAAGGCGCGGAAATGTGCGCAGAAGTAGGTCAGGCTGTCTATGTCCCGGCAGGCTATCCAAAATCCTATCACAATTCCGGCAACAAAAATGCGGTGATTCTCTCATATGTCGATCCGTCATGGAATCCGGGTCTCACAGTTCTGCATTGA
- a CDS encoding glycosyltransferase family protein: MKILFVICGEGLGHASRSSRLARYLKGFGHECHLASYGKAYEFIKNQEEFHVTETFREVELDGENGYFSLSKTLWSSKSVPIALARSLKHVRNLINEYSIDLVISDTMYAALTAARLERVHSLFITNQNRFATASDNNSTYWSVLGKVIEKYLEIPDSVIVPDFAPPHTISGYNLEIEEGDKDQYKFVGPLMDIELSDYSFSNGTIFASFGGEPFKIPMYGILKEIAEERPFQTFEVFSTSDGLPEASDNFRTFGYVPDIYEHLSKARIAVVHGGLTTLHEALLFRKPCVMIIDPYHPEQWNNARKIEEIGAGIILEGDKLTKERLNEAIDKALAMTAPNYSSLFAEQDGKHNIHAVIENMEKTG; this comes from the coding sequence ATGAAGATACTTTTTGTAATCTGCGGTGAGGGCCTTGGCCATGCCTCACGTTCATCAAGACTTGCACGCTACCTGAAAGGATTCGGTCATGAGTGCCATCTTGCCTCATATGGCAAAGCCTACGAATTTATTAAAAATCAGGAGGAGTTTCATGTAACAGAGACCTTCAGGGAAGTTGAGCTTGACGGTGAAAACGGATATTTCAGCCTGTCAAAGACACTCTGGTCCTCAAAAAGTGTACCCATTGCTCTTGCACGCTCCTTAAAGCATGTCAGAAACCTTATCAATGAATATTCAATTGACCTTGTAATATCCGATACCATGTACGCGGCTCTGACTGCGGCAAGGCTTGAGAGGGTACATTCGCTCTTTATCACAAACCAGAACCGGTTTGCAACCGCATCTGACAACAACTCCACATACTGGAGTGTACTGGGAAAGGTCATTGAGAAATATCTTGAAATCCCTGACAGTGTGATAGTCCCTGATTTTGCACCGCCGCATACCATCTCCGGTTACAACCTTGAGATTGAAGAGGGAGATAAGGATCAGTATAAATTTGTCGGCCCTTTAATGGACATCGAACTTTCGGATTACAGCTTCTCTAACGGAACAATATTTGCATCATTTGGTGGTGAACCGTTTAAGATTCCGATGTATGGTATTTTAAAGGAGATTGCAGAGGAGAGACCTTTTCAGACTTTTGAGGTGTTTTCCACTTCAGACGGTCTTCCTGAAGCATCTGATAATTTCAGGACTTTTGGCTATGTGCCCGATATTTATGAACACCTCTCAAAGGCAAGAATCGCAGTAGTTCACGGTGGCCTGACAACCCTTCATGAGGCGCTCCTGTTCAGAAAACCCTGTGTGATGATAATTGATCCTTACCACCCGGAGCAGTGGAATAATGCCCGTAAGATTGAGGAGATTGGGGCAGGAATTATTCTTGAAGGGGATAAACTCACAAAAGAGAGGCTGAATGAGGCGATAGATAAGGCACTTGCTATGACTGCACCTAACTACAGCTCCCTCTTTGCTGAACAGGACGGTAAACACAATATCCATGCCGTCATTGAGAATATGGAGAAGACCGGCTGA
- a CDS encoding ATP-dependent DNA ligase — protein MNFIDFSEFCNTLESISGRLEMIDLIAEKLPGLSDEDMPVFLRFITGRVFPDYSQDKIGIGPNHVYESVAYVIGKNRDYVIRKINSGGDVGKAVENLLAKKEQTSFFSDTLELAGVFSDFKAISEIKGSKSQKEKLKFVKRLFANAKPVEGRYLARIMLGEMRIGVGDGNIREAVAKAFSVPAALVEHAYQAVNDLGEVALLAKRGAHALEEVKIELFRPVKMMLAKQGTIADMIQEQGSIAAEFKYDGTRFQFHKKGDSFKIYSRKLEDVTNAIPDISDLLMNCTEHDVILDGEVIAIEDGKPMPFQYVLKRFRRKHDIEAHVEDIRLRPNVFDILLLDDESLIEKPFTERRKILEDNVREYVAPQIVSGDIAEVEEFYRNALDEGHEGIMVKSLSAAYTPGQRVREWIKIKPEVDTIDLAVIGAEWGEGKRAGLFGSFLLACRDENDELYPVSKVATGISDDMLAFIYDTLKESVISESGKFVRFEPETVFEVGYAEIQKSVNYESGYALRFPRFVRMRDDKGIDEIETISSINERFAIQNEKRGIK, from the coding sequence ATGAATTTCATTGATTTTTCAGAATTCTGCAACACCCTTGAATCAATTTCCGGAAGGCTTGAGATGATAGATCTCATTGCAGAGAAACTGCCAGGTCTGTCAGATGAGGATATGCCGGTATTCTTAAGGTTTATCACAGGACGGGTATTTCCGGACTACAGCCAGGATAAGATAGGCATCGGCCCAAATCACGTCTATGAATCGGTTGCATACGTCATCGGGAAGAACAGGGACTATGTCATCAGGAAAATAAATTCCGGAGGGGACGTAGGGAAGGCTGTGGAGAATCTTCTTGCAAAGAAGGAACAGACCTCATTTTTCAGTGACACACTCGAACTCGCAGGTGTCTTTTCGGACTTCAAAGCCATTTCAGAGATAAAAGGCTCTAAATCCCAGAAGGAAAAACTGAAATTTGTAAAGCGCCTCTTTGCCAACGCAAAGCCGGTTGAAGGGCGTTATCTTGCAAGGATTATGCTTGGTGAGATGAGAATAGGTGTTGGTGACGGAAATATAAGGGAGGCCGTAGCAAAGGCATTTTCAGTTCCGGCAGCGCTCGTTGAGCACGCATACCAGGCAGTAAATGACCTGGGAGAGGTTGCCCTTCTTGCAAAGAGAGGAGCACATGCGCTTGAGGAGGTTAAGATTGAACTCTTCCGGCCTGTAAAAATGATGCTTGCAAAGCAGGGCACTATTGCTGATATGATTCAGGAACAGGGCAGTATTGCTGCTGAGTTTAAATACGACGGAACAAGGTTTCAGTTTCATAAAAAAGGAGACAGTTTTAAGATCTATTCCAGAAAACTTGAGGATGTCACCAATGCAATCCCTGACATATCAGATCTCCTGATGAACTGTACAGAGCATGATGTAATTCTTGACGGGGAGGTCATCGCCATTGAAGACGGAAAACCGATGCCCTTTCAGTATGTCCTTAAAAGATTCAGGCGTAAGCACGATATCGAGGCCCATGTTGAAGATATCCGCCTGAGACCAAACGTCTTTGATATTCTCCTGCTTGATGACGAATCCTTAATAGAGAAACCATTCACTGAGAGAAGAAAGATTCTTGAGGATAATGTGAGGGAGTATGTCGCCCCGCAGATCGTATCCGGAGATATTGCAGAAGTGGAGGAATTTTACAGAAATGCCCTTGACGAAGGGCATGAAGGTATAATGGTCAAGTCACTCTCCGCAGCCTACACTCCTGGTCAGAGGGTGAGGGAATGGATAAAGATTAAGCCGGAGGTTGATACGATTGACCTTGCTGTAATCGGTGCTGAATGGGGTGAAGGCAAACGCGCAGGCCTCTTTGGATCCTTCCTCCTCGCATGCCGCGATGAGAATGATGAACTATATCCGGTATCAAAGGTCGCAACCGGAATTTCGGATGATATGCTGGCCTTTATTTATGACACCCTTAAAGAGAGTGTCATCTCAGAGTCCGGCAAGTTTGTCAGGTTTGAACCGGAGACTGTCTTTGAGGTGGGATATGCAGAGATTCAGAAGAGTGTCAATTATGAGTCAGGCTATGCCCTGCGTTTTCCGAGATTTGTCAGAATGCGCGATGACAAGGGAATAGACGAAATAGAGACGATATCATCCATCAATGAGAGATTTGCCATACAGAATGAGAAACGCGGAATAAAATAA
- a CDS encoding MBL fold metallo-hydrolase, whose protein sequence is MKITVLASGSKGNCTYLEGGSGAVLVDAGLSAKETFKRLEESGCNKDLIEAIIVTHEHRDHVKGVDVLSRKLNIPVIATQGTIWQFDEKRTSDKKLIYETIKTGEMKKVGDFEVEAFSTYHDAMDPCGYRIKYGDLTFALCTDTGKTDDRIGSYLGSADALVLESNHCPEMLKNGPYPVFLKARIADEKRGHLSNAAAAECITKYCRNSEEIILAHLSEENNRPEIALESAQNAAENISCCAGIRISHQHCPAETIKLQ, encoded by the coding sequence ATGAAGATCACCGTCCTTGCGAGCGGAAGCAAAGGAAACTGTACATATTTAGAGGGAGGTTCCGGGGCAGTACTGGTCGATGCCGGGCTGAGTGCAAAAGAGACTTTTAAGAGGCTTGAAGAGTCCGGCTGCAACAAAGACCTTATTGAAGCTATTATTGTGACCCATGAGCACAGGGATCATGTAAAAGGAGTCGATGTTTTATCAAGGAAGCTTAACATTCCCGTAATAGCAACACAGGGCACAATCTGGCAGTTTGATGAGAAGAGGACATCTGATAAAAAACTGATTTATGAGACGATTAAAACCGGAGAAATGAAGAAGGTGGGCGATTTTGAAGTTGAGGCATTCTCCACATATCATGATGCAATGGATCCATGCGGCTACCGGATAAAATATGGTGACCTCACCTTTGCACTATGCACAGATACGGGAAAGACGGACGATAGAATAGGTTCATATCTGGGTTCTGCGGATGCACTTGTGCTTGAGAGCAACCACTGCCCGGAGATGCTTAAAAACGGCCCATACCCGGTATTTTTAAAGGCCAGAATAGCCGATGAAAAGAGAGGCCATTTATCAAATGCCGCTGCTGCGGAGTGCATAACAAAATACTGCCGCAACTCAGAAGAGATCATCCTCGCACATCTCTCAGAGGAGAATAACAGACCGGAAATCGCCCTTGAATCTGCACAGAATGCAGCCGAAAATATATCCTGCTGTGCAGGTATAAGAATTTCCCACCAGCACTGTCCGGCAGAGACAATAAAACTGCAATAA
- a CDS encoding P-loop domain-containing protein, which produces MSISMNPAKISGLSDLISDITQNSGCIPDKVRFRPGTNIYSVLSFDKTSVQFSLPLLVKPCFIPEFCGFSPVGYDGFTASVIEHIKRSVPKDRRLRALGGLDTVHPAHYSANIEPVTVIKTSPGFGQKLWMAGPDNFTDAKGLHLTVQGALPAAGSGRNNSRRESPGDIRETIISLMDGLLDTVGKIPVNEVSEAVSISADQKRIRSMLVDLGLVSFIADGSLPARHFSEHRANFRLAGPKHGINIPFRCPKNLSPVEIEYEESGYTISGLGIKRGEVFAVVGSNAEGKSTFLQGIISGTDDHLPGDGREGIITVGRGSFVETGGRDISGSDISLFFKSLPPGISGTPKHVSGTGSGSMVMAAGFSESLSKQSPYILFDEDRSATNLLVPNCIQCEDVSTLTDLLRERREIFSGTSLIFAAATMDLLIAQSERIMRLNNHCADGILVDEYRQRLYRHMTETAASLLE; this is translated from the coding sequence ATGTCCATATCAATGAATCCGGCAAAGATCTCCGGACTGTCTGATCTAATCTCTGATATTACGCAGAATTCCGGGTGCATCCCGGATAAGGTGAGGTTCAGGCCGGGAACAAACATTTATAGTGTTCTCTCCTTTGATAAGACATCTGTACAGTTTTCGCTGCCTCTTCTGGTAAAGCCGTGTTTTATTCCGGAATTTTGCGGCTTCAGTCCTGTGGGTTATGACGGTTTTACAGCATCGGTAATTGAGCATATCAAGAGATCAGTCCCAAAAGACAGAAGGCTGAGGGCACTTGGTGGCCTTGATACAGTCCATCCTGCCCATTATTCTGCCAATATTGAACCTGTGACAGTTATAAAGACCAGTCCCGGTTTTGGCCAGAAACTCTGGATGGCCGGTCCGGATAATTTTACAGATGCAAAAGGGCTTCATCTGACTGTACAGGGTGCTCTGCCGGCGGCAGGTTCAGGCAGAAATAACAGCCGCAGAGAGTCACCCGGAGATATCAGGGAAACTATAATCTCACTGATGGACGGCCTTCTGGATACTGTAGGTAAAATACCGGTAAATGAGGTCAGTGAGGCAGTCAGTATCTCAGCTGACCAGAAGAGGATTCGTTCAATGCTTGTTGATCTCGGCCTGGTTTCATTCATAGCAGATGGTTCCCTTCCGGCAAGACATTTTTCAGAGCACAGGGCAAATTTCCGGCTTGCAGGCCCGAAACACGGCATCAATATCCCTTTCAGATGCCCAAAAAATCTCTCACCTGTGGAGATTGAATATGAAGAATCGGGTTACACCATCTCAGGGCTTGGCATAAAGAGGGGCGAGGTGTTTGCAGTTGTAGGTTCAAATGCCGAAGGCAAGTCAACATTTCTTCAGGGCATTATCTCAGGTACTGATGATCATCTTCCCGGAGACGGACGGGAGGGGATAATTACCGTTGGGCGGGGGAGTTTTGTTGAGACCGGTGGCAGGGATATAAGCGGGTCTGATATAAGCCTCTTCTTTAAGTCGCTCCCCCCCGGAATTTCAGGGACTCCAAAGCATGTCTCCGGCACAGGCAGCGGTTCTATGGTGATGGCGGCCGGTTTTTCAGAGTCCCTCTCAAAGCAGTCGCCGTATATTCTCTTTGATGAGGATCGGTCGGCGACAAATCTTCTTGTGCCAAACTGCATCCAGTGTGAGGATGTCAGTACCCTGACTGATCTCTTAAGAGAGAGAAGAGAAATCTTCTCCGGGACATCGCTGATATTTGCGGCGGCCACTATGGATCTCTTAATTGCGCAGTCTGAGAGGATAATGAGACTTAATAACCATTGTGCAGACGGAATTTTAGTTGATGAATACAGGCAGAGGCTGTACCGGCATATGACTGAGACTGCTGCTTCCCTTCTGGAATAA
- the hisD gene encoding histidinol dehydrogenase, which translates to MLKELDADSWVSERRSSFDDVSAPVRDIIENVRNNGDSALYKYAKKFDKIDLEDICVSREEIDSAYDEVDEKLVECLIEAEVRISEFHELQKREDLWLKEVQPGIVLGVKTTPLERIGCYVPGGRASYPSTALMTAVPARVAGVSEICACTPPPGNPLTIVAFDIAGVDEIYRVGGAQAIAAMALGTESIEPVQKIVGPGNTFVTAAKMMLRDYAEIDFPAGPSEIGIIADDSAVPEFLAADILAQAEHDPNAACVLITTDKGVAEATIAEVKAKAVLSPRKEIILAALENSGYIIADDLKNAIDISDMIAPEHLSIQVRDPMTVLNRVRNAGSIFVGPNTPVACGDYASGTNHVLPTAGYARVYSGLNVSHFCKTSTVQMIDREGLEDISDIVVNLAEAEGLHAHADSVRERLKFRK; encoded by the coding sequence ATGTTAAAAGAGCTTGATGCAGATTCATGGGTCAGTGAGCGCCGCAGCAGTTTTGATGATGTCAGTGCCCCTGTCAGGGATATTATTGAGAATGTGAGGAATAACGGCGATTCTGCCCTGTATAAATATGCAAAAAAATTTGATAAAATTGATCTTGAGGATATATGCGTAAGCCGGGAGGAGATTGACTCTGCGTACGATGAAGTGGATGAGAAGCTTGTTGAGTGCCTCATAGAGGCAGAGGTGAGAATATCGGAGTTTCACGAACTTCAGAAGAGAGAGGATCTCTGGCTTAAGGAGGTTCAGCCCGGAATTGTGCTCGGTGTTAAGACAACGCCTCTTGAGAGAATTGGCTGTTATGTGCCGGGAGGACGGGCATCATATCCGTCAACTGCACTTATGACGGCTGTTCCGGCAAGGGTTGCAGGTGTCTCTGAGATCTGCGCATGCACACCCCCTCCGGGAAATCCCCTCACCATTGTCGCCTTTGATATTGCAGGTGTGGATGAGATCTACAGGGTTGGCGGGGCACAGGCTATAGCTGCAATGGCACTTGGCACTGAGAGCATTGAACCTGTACAGAAGATTGTAGGGCCCGGCAATACCTTTGTAACCGCTGCAAAGATGATGCTTCGTGATTATGCTGAGATTGATTTTCCGGCAGGCCCGTCTGAGATTGGCATAATTGCGGATGACTCGGCAGTGCCTGAGTTTCTGGCGGCTGACATTCTCGCACAGGCAGAGCATGACCCGAATGCAGCCTGTGTACTGATAACCACAGACAAGGGGGTTGCTGAGGCGACCATTGCTGAAGTTAAAGCAAAAGCTGTCCTTTCTCCACGGAAAGAGATAATTCTTGCGGCTCTTGAGAATTCCGGATATATCATTGCAGATGACCTAAAGAATGCCATTGATATTTCTGATATGATTGCCCCTGAACATCTCTCCATTCAGGTGCGTGATCCAATGACTGTCTTAAACCGTGTGAGAAATGCCGGTTCTATATTTGTCGGCCCGAATACTCCGGTTGCATGCGGCGATTATGCATCAGGCACAAACCATGTACTGCCGACAGCCGGTTACGCCAGAGTTTATTCCGGGCTTAATGTCTCACATTTCTGCAAGACTTCCACTGTCCAGATGATTGACAGGGAGGGCCTTGAAGACATCAGTGATATTGTGGTAAATCTTGCAGAGGCTGAAGGTCTTCATGCCCATGCTGATTCTGTCCGTGAGCGGTTAAAGTTCCGGAAATGA